A genome region from Candidatus Binataceae bacterium includes the following:
- a CDS encoding biopolymer transporter ExbD: MAISSNQNGGVFADINITPLTDIFLVLLIIFMVATAITIESAAHVDLPKVQSQATSDKPRGVAVMYTADHRIFVNQGEVTEKNLPAALKDAIAKDPDKLVVFQGDPSVILADMVHILDIAKSAGAQQIALAVARMQGGGGGAAATGEPGVPSGPVVPPEPSSEGP; encoded by the coding sequence ATGGCGATTAGCTCCAATCAGAACGGCGGCGTCTTCGCCGATATCAACATCACGCCGCTGACGGATATCTTCCTGGTCCTGCTGATCATTTTCATGGTCGCAACCGCGATTACGATCGAGTCCGCCGCCCACGTCGACCTGCCCAAGGTTCAATCCCAGGCGACCAGCGACAAGCCCCGGGGCGTCGCCGTGATGTACACCGCCGACCATCGCATCTTCGTCAACCAGGGCGAGGTCACGGAAAAGAATCTGCCGGCGGCGCTCAAGGATGCGATCGCCAAAGATCCAGACAAGCTGGTGGTGTTCCAGGGCGATCCCTCGGTGATCCTGGCCGACATGGTGCACATACTCGACATCGCCAAGAGCGCCGGCGCTCAGCAGATAGCGCTGGCTGTCGCCCGGATGCAAGGCGGCGGTGGCGGCGCCGCAGCGACGGGCGAGCCGGGCGTACCCAGCGGACCAGTGGTGCCGCCGGAACCATCCTCCGAAGGACCCTGA